The proteins below come from a single Streptomyces sp. B3I8 genomic window:
- a CDS encoding fic family toxin-antitoxin system, toxin component: MTQPEPPPLDVTFLLHAAELLDGDPQVDDYGPLYAAVARVNAQAMERHIYGSPHLKAAALLHTLAKLPCLEHSNEAFAWHATEACLALGTLTLDYPPKAAVALVRDAASGALGVARIARQLREWTTA; this comes from the coding sequence GTGACGCAGCCCGAACCCCCTCCGCTCGACGTCACGTTCCTGCTGCACGCCGCCGAACTGCTCGACGGCGATCCCCAGGTCGACGACTACGGACCGCTCTACGCGGCGGTGGCCCGGGTCAACGCTCAGGCGATGGAACGGCACATCTACGGCTCGCCGCACCTCAAGGCCGCCGCCCTGCTGCACACCCTGGCGAAACTGCCGTGCCTGGAGCATTCCAACGAGGCCTTCGCCTGGCACGCGACCGAGGCCTGTCTGGCGCTGGGTACGCTCACGCTGGACTACCCGCCCAAGGCCGCCGTCGCACTGGTCCGCGACGCGGCCTCGGGAGCCCTCGGCGTCGCCCGGATCGCCCGGCAGCTGCGCGAATGGACGACCGCCTGA
- a CDS encoding NADP-dependent oxidoreductase codes for MRAARYHEYGSVETLVVEQAPDPRPGPGEIRIRVAAAGVNPVDWKVRSGAVREVLPVELPAIPGRDAVGVVDGTGEGVRGVGIGDRVFGLGGVTGATAELAVLSAWAQAPATWTDEEAAAAGLASVTALSGLRALGPLRGRTLLIEGAAGGVGSAAVEFAVARGAVVIGTASERNHEFLASLGAVPTTYGAGLTERVAALAPDGVDLALDTAASGSLAGLVAIVGDPARVSTVADHANAQRLGVHTANAENDSALLAEAAELGRLGRYTPRVERAYPLERIAHAHAYAERGHTRGKIVVRV; via the coding sequence ATGCGCGCAGCCCGCTATCACGAGTACGGCAGTGTGGAGACACTCGTGGTCGAGCAGGCGCCGGACCCGCGTCCAGGGCCCGGCGAGATCCGTATCCGCGTCGCGGCGGCCGGCGTCAATCCCGTCGACTGGAAGGTGCGTTCCGGCGCGGTGCGCGAGGTGCTCCCCGTGGAGCTGCCCGCGATTCCCGGGCGTGACGCCGTGGGCGTGGTCGACGGGACCGGTGAGGGCGTACGGGGCGTGGGCATCGGCGACCGGGTCTTCGGGCTGGGCGGCGTCACCGGCGCGACGGCCGAGCTGGCCGTGCTCTCGGCCTGGGCCCAGGCGCCCGCCACGTGGACCGACGAAGAAGCGGCCGCCGCCGGTCTGGCGTCCGTGACCGCGCTCAGCGGGCTGAGGGCGCTCGGTCCCCTGCGGGGGCGCACGCTGCTGATCGAGGGCGCCGCGGGAGGCGTGGGCAGTGCCGCGGTCGAGTTCGCGGTGGCGCGGGGAGCCGTAGTGATCGGGACGGCGAGCGAGCGCAATCACGAGTTCCTCGCCTCTCTCGGAGCCGTCCCCACCACCTACGGCGCCGGTCTCACGGAACGCGTCGCCGCTCTCGCCCCGGACGGTGTCGACCTCGCGCTCGACACGGCGGCCTCAGGGTCCCTGGCCGGTCTCGTCGCGATCGTGGGCGATCCCGCCCGCGTGTCGACGGTCGCCGACCACGCCAACGCGCAACGCCTGGGCGTGCACACGGCCAACGCGGAGAACGACTCCGCGCTCCTGGCCGAAGCGGCGGAACTCGGCCGACTGGGCCGCTACACACCCCGCGTCGAGCGGGCCTACCCGCTCGAACGGATCGCGCACGCGCACGCCTACGCCGAGCGCGGCCACACGCGGGGAAAGATCGTGGTCCGCGTCTGA
- a CDS encoding YdeI family protein, with protein MIQDSDIVAFASAEAFEAWLGENHAVSPGIWLRLRKKGGAAVGALDYAQALDVALCFGWIDGQKAAFDDRWWLQRFTPRRPGSRWSKINRDKATALTEQGRMRPPGQSEIDRAKADGRWEAAYDGARTATVPDDLAAALAAVPAAAAFFETLDRRNRYAVLYRVQDAKKAETRARRIEKYVAMLAKGEKPHP; from the coding sequence ATGATCCAGGACTCGGACATCGTCGCGTTCGCATCCGCCGAGGCATTCGAGGCATGGCTCGGCGAGAACCACGCGGTCTCACCCGGCATCTGGCTCAGACTCCGCAAGAAGGGGGGAGCCGCGGTCGGCGCCCTGGACTACGCCCAGGCGCTGGACGTGGCACTCTGCTTCGGCTGGATCGACGGGCAGAAGGCCGCTTTCGACGACCGGTGGTGGCTCCAGCGGTTCACCCCGCGCCGGCCGGGCAGTCGATGGTCCAAGATCAACCGGGACAAGGCGACCGCCCTGACCGAGCAGGGACGGATGCGGCCGCCGGGGCAGTCCGAGATCGACCGCGCCAAGGCCGACGGCCGCTGGGAGGCGGCCTACGACGGCGCGAGGACGGCCACGGTGCCGGACGACCTCGCGGCGGCCCTCGCCGCCGTACCGGCCGCGGCGGCGTTCTTCGAGACGCTGGACCGGCGGAACCGATACGCCGTCCTGTACCGCGTCCAGGACGCCAAGAAGGCCGAGACCCGGGCGCGCAGGATCGAGAAGTACGTGGCGATGCTGGCGAAGGGCGAGAAACCCCACCCGTAG
- a CDS encoding SPFH domain-containing protein → MADITRRLGWRHLRSTPTAHIRHHRDGTLVHDGPGLAFWFRPLTAALSEVPVEDRELAMTFRARTADFQDVSVQATVTYRIGDPALAATRLDFSVDPDTGAWRGAPLEQLGTLLTETAQQHALHVLARTPLAAALADGPAAVRERIAAGLGGEPRLPATGIEVVAVRVMAVRPEAEVERALRTPTRELIQQEADRATYERRAVAVERERAIAENELASQIELARREEQLVQQRGANARREAQENAAADQVRAQAEAARTVRLAEAEAARSVALAHAEAQAAREVGEARAEAQSAWLRVHGEVDVATLHALTGTRLAENLPHIDSVTLTPDVLTGLLARLGGGDRG, encoded by the coding sequence ATGGCCGATATCACCCGGCGCCTGGGATGGCGCCACCTGCGTTCCACGCCCACGGCGCACATCCGCCACCACCGCGACGGCACCCTCGTGCACGACGGGCCCGGACTCGCCTTCTGGTTCCGCCCGTTGACCGCCGCGCTCTCCGAGGTGCCGGTCGAGGACCGCGAGCTGGCCATGACGTTCCGTGCCCGTACCGCCGACTTCCAGGACGTCTCGGTACAGGCGACCGTCACCTACCGGATCGGCGACCCGGCGCTCGCCGCCACCCGTCTGGACTTCTCCGTCGACCCCGACACCGGGGCCTGGCGCGGGGCCCCGCTGGAACAGCTGGGCACGCTGCTCACCGAGACCGCCCAGCAGCACGCGCTGCACGTGCTGGCCCGCACCCCGCTGGCCGCGGCGCTGGCCGACGGGCCGGCCGCGGTGCGCGAACGGATCGCGGCCGGCCTCGGCGGCGAACCGCGGCTGCCGGCCACCGGGATCGAGGTGGTGGCCGTGCGGGTCATGGCGGTGCGCCCCGAGGCGGAGGTGGAGCGCGCGCTGCGCACTCCCACCCGCGAGCTGATCCAGCAGGAGGCCGACCGGGCCACCTACGAACGGCGGGCGGTCGCCGTCGAGCGCGAGCGCGCCATCGCCGAGAACGAACTGGCCAGCCAGATCGAACTCGCCCGCCGCGAGGAACAGTTGGTGCAGCAGCGCGGGGCGAACGCGCGCCGGGAGGCGCAGGAGAACGCGGCGGCGGACCAGGTGCGCGCCCAGGCCGAGGCGGCGCGCACGGTACGGCTCGCCGAGGCCGAGGCCGCCCGGTCGGTGGCGCTGGCCCACGCGGAGGCCCAGGCGGCGCGTGAGGTCGGCGAGGCGCGGGCCGAGGCGCAGTCGGCCTGGCTGCGCGTCCACGGCGAGGTCGACGTGGCGACCCTGCACGCGCTCACCGGGACCCGGCTCGCGGAGAACCTGCCGCACATCGACAGCGTGACCCTCACCCCGGACGTGCTGACCGGACTGCTGGCCCGGCTCGGCGGCGGGGACCGGGGATGA
- a CDS encoding DUF1778 domain-containing protein gives MGAMSDSGATKAMNLRFPDPAQRAAIAAAAKQAGVSMQEYILSAAYDRATAVERRFLDGFRASMARSGAAFAAEPGSADPAAVQRAAEREALRELERPERGHAA, from the coding sequence ATGGGGGCCATGTCGGACTCCGGCGCCACCAAGGCGATGAATCTGCGTTTCCCCGATCCCGCTCAGCGGGCGGCCATCGCGGCGGCCGCCAAGCAGGCGGGCGTCAGTATGCAGGAGTACATCCTCTCGGCCGCCTACGACCGGGCCACCGCCGTGGAGCGGCGGTTCCTGGACGGCTTCAGGGCGTCCATGGCCCGCAGTGGCGCGGCGTTCGCGGCCGAGCCGGGCAGCGCCGACCCCGCCGCGGTCCAGCGGGCCGCCGAGCGGGAGGCGCTGCGGGAGCTGGAGCGGCCGGAGCGGGGCCACGCCGCGTGA
- a CDS encoding PIG-L family deacetylase, protein MADRPLTLMAVHAHPDDEATGTGGILARYAAEGIRTVLVTCTDGGCGDGPGGVKPGDPGHDPVAVARMRRQELEASREVLKISDLETLDYADSGMMGWPSNDAPGSFWQTPVEEGAARLAELMRHYRPDVVVTYDENGFYGHPDHIQAHRITMAALEMAGPVPKVYWTTMPRSGMRRFGEILRELGENVPEPDSEEAAAMAEIGLPDDEITTWVDATGFSDQKYDSLAAHASQGENIFFLKMGKEKFGELMGVETFLRVRDTTGAALPENDLFAGLR, encoded by the coding sequence ATGGCCGACCGGCCTCTGACTTTGATGGCAGTGCACGCCCACCCCGACGACGAGGCCACCGGCACCGGTGGCATCCTCGCGCGGTACGCGGCGGAAGGAATCCGTACGGTCCTCGTGACCTGTACCGACGGCGGTTGCGGTGACGGGCCGGGGGGTGTCAAACCCGGTGATCCCGGGCACGACCCGGTGGCTGTCGCCCGCATGCGCCGTCAGGAGCTCGAGGCGAGCCGCGAGGTGCTGAAGATCAGCGATCTGGAGACGCTGGACTACGCCGACTCCGGAATGATGGGCTGGCCGAGCAACGACGCCCCCGGATCCTTCTGGCAGACCCCCGTGGAGGAGGGCGCGGCCCGGCTCGCGGAACTCATGCGGCACTACCGGCCCGACGTGGTCGTCACCTACGACGAGAACGGCTTCTACGGCCACCCCGACCACATCCAGGCCCACCGCATCACCATGGCGGCACTGGAGATGGCCGGGCCGGTGCCGAAGGTGTACTGGACCACGATGCCCCGCTCGGGGATGCGGCGGTTCGGTGAGATCCTGCGCGAGCTGGGCGAGAACGTCCCGGAGCCCGACTCCGAGGAGGCCGCCGCGATGGCCGAGATCGGCCTCCCCGACGACGAGATCACCACCTGGGTGGACGCGACCGGATTCAGCGACCAGAAGTACGACTCACTGGCCGCGCACGCCAGCCAGGGCGAGAACATCTTCTTCCTCAAGATGGGCAAGGAGAAGTTCGGGGAGCTGATGGGGGTCGAGACGTTCCTGCGGGTCCGGGACACCACCGGCGCGGCCCTCCCCGAGAACGATCTCTTCGCCGGGCTGCGCTGA